One Vallitalea pronyensis genomic region harbors:
- the asnS gene encoding asparagine--tRNA ligase yields the protein MKYTAVKELFRHTSQYVNQEITVSGWIRSVRASKAFGFIVLNDGTFFENIQIVMDNTLDNFMEVSKLNVGSAIIVKGKFIETPDAKQPFEIQAASVTVEGASSPDYPLQKKRHTFEYLRTISHLRPRTNAFTAVFRVRSLVAQAIHEFFMSRGYVYVHTPILTGSDCEGAGEMFRVSTLDPNNLPKTEEGSIDYKKDFFGKETNLTVSGQLNVETYAMAFRNVYTFGPTFRAENSNTPRHAAEFWMIEPEMAFADIVDDMDVAEAMMKHIIRFVKDNAPEEMAFFNKFVDKGLIARLDNVLNNEFARITYTEAIDILEKSDEKFEFPVKWGIDLQTEHERYLTEKVYKKPVFVINYPKDIKAFYMKMNDDNKTVAAMDLLAPGVGEIIGGSQREDDYDKLVARMDEMGLEKEDYSWYLDTRKYGSVAHAGFGLGFERAIMYVTGMSNIRDVIPFPRTVNNCDI from the coding sequence ATGAAATATACGGCAGTAAAAGAGCTATTTAGACATACCAGCCAGTATGTGAATCAAGAAATAACGGTGTCTGGTTGGATTAGAAGTGTTCGAGCATCCAAAGCATTTGGATTTATTGTACTCAATGATGGTACATTCTTTGAGAATATTCAAATCGTCATGGATAATACGTTAGACAATTTTATGGAAGTTTCCAAGTTGAATGTAGGGTCTGCTATTATTGTTAAGGGTAAGTTCATTGAAACACCTGATGCAAAGCAGCCTTTTGAAATACAAGCAGCAAGCGTGACCGTTGAAGGTGCCTCTTCACCGGATTACCCCTTACAAAAGAAACGTCATACCTTTGAGTATCTCCGCACCATTTCGCACTTAAGACCGCGTACCAATGCATTTACAGCTGTTTTTCGTGTCCGTTCATTAGTGGCTCAAGCCATACATGAATTTTTTATGAGTCGTGGATACGTCTATGTGCATACACCCATTCTTACAGGTAGTGACTGTGAGGGAGCAGGTGAAATGTTCCGTGTCAGTACCCTGGACCCTAATAACCTGCCTAAGACAGAAGAAGGCAGTATTGATTACAAGAAAGATTTCTTTGGAAAAGAGACCAATCTAACGGTGAGCGGCCAGTTGAACGTAGAAACCTATGCCATGGCATTTCGTAATGTGTATACCTTTGGGCCTACATTTCGAGCGGAAAATTCCAACACACCAAGGCATGCGGCAGAATTCTGGATGATTGAACCGGAGATGGCATTTGCAGATATTGTGGATGATATGGATGTGGCAGAGGCCATGATGAAGCATATTATTCGTTTTGTGAAAGACAATGCACCAGAAGAAATGGCGTTTTTCAATAAATTCGTTGATAAAGGTTTAATAGCTCGTTTGGATAATGTCTTAAATAACGAGTTTGCGCGTATTACCTATACAGAAGCCATTGACATTTTAGAAAAAAGCGATGAAAAGTTTGAGTTTCCTGTGAAATGGGGCATTGACCTTCAAACAGAACATGAGCGTTACCTTACAGAGAAAGTGTATAAGAAGCCTGTATTCGTGATTAATTATCCAAAAGATATTAAAGCCTTCTACATGAAGATGAATGATGACAATAAGACCGTAGCAGCCATGGACCTTCTCGCTCCTGGTGTTGGTGAAATCATTGGTGGCAGCCAGAGAGAAGATGACTATGATAAGCTCGTAGCTCGTATGGATGAAATGGGTCTAGAAAAAGAAGATTATAGCTGGTATCTTGATACACGTAAGTATGGCAGTGTGGCCCATGCTGGTTTTGGGCTTGGGTTTGAAAGGGCTATCATGTATGTGACAGGTATGAGCAATATTCGTGACGTCATACCTTTCCCAAGAACAGTCAATAACTGTGATATTTAA
- a CDS encoding DUF1287 domain-containing protein, with product MRRRVSKIGLLVLLVVSIGGYNQWKYGDMLYLFRPALKVETLVCYSDMDGDGLDDKTDIVEGARLEVKNHTTYRSEYYQGGYPPEDEGVCTDVIWRAFKHAGYLLKDDMDQDIAMNTHDYPRINQPDPNIDFRRVKNQHQFFKKYMDKLTTQLIPYDKENLKEWQGGDIIILSRPDHIAVISNKRRKDGVPYVIHNAYDYPREEDKLLSWQERGKIIGHFRFKYKTVS from the coding sequence ATGAGGAGAAGGGTATCTAAAATTGGGTTGTTGGTGTTGCTTGTTGTAAGTATTGGAGGGTACAATCAGTGGAAATATGGGGATATGTTGTATCTGTTTCGTCCTGCTCTAAAAGTGGAAACCTTGGTTTGTTACAGTGATATGGACGGAGATGGACTGGATGATAAGACCGATATTGTTGAAGGTGCTCGGTTAGAAGTAAAAAATCATACCACCTATCGCAGTGAATACTATCAGGGCGGTTATCCCCCAGAAGATGAAGGCGTCTGTACAGATGTAATCTGGCGAGCTTTTAAACATGCAGGTTATCTGTTAAAAGATGACATGGATCAAGACATTGCCATGAATACCCATGACTATCCAAGAATTAATCAACCAGACCCGAATATTGACTTTCGAAGAGTAAAGAACCAACATCAATTTTTTAAAAAGTATATGGACAAGCTAACCACTCAACTTATACCTTATGATAAAGAAAACCTCAAAGAGTGGCAGGGTGGGGATATCATTATTTTGTCACGGCCAGACCATATTGCGGTGATTTCTAATAAACGAAGAAAAGACGGTGTGCCTTATGTGATTCACAATGCCTACGATTACCCACGAGAAGAGGATAAACTGTTATCTTGGCAAGAACGGGGGAAAATTATAGGGCATTTTCGATTTAAATATAAGACAGTTTCTTAG
- a CDS encoding M42 family metallopeptidase, with amino-acid sequence MKHYKGYVLETVEKLLKTESPSGFCHHIMALLKEEAASLGYTMTFTNKGCGIITIKGKSKEVLGLSAHADTLGAMVRSIKASGTIRFTSIGGYMMNSIEGEYCKIFTRDDKVYEGTILTTMPSVHVYNDAAEHKRSEENMEIRIDEIVSSKEDVEKLGIEVGNFIAFDPRVSITENGFVKSRHLDDKAGVAILFGLLKYIKDYQIVPEKTLNIFISTYEEVGHGSSYIPEDVSELIAIDMGAMGDDLSCTERDVSICVKDSSGPYDYHMVNRMVDLAKEHKLNYALDVYPRYGSDVSAALRAGNNVKGALIGPGVHASHGMERTHIQGMMNTLQLLLEYIK; translated from the coding sequence ATGAAGCATTATAAGGGGTACGTATTAGAGACTGTTGAAAAATTATTGAAGACAGAAAGTCCAAGCGGGTTCTGCCATCACATCATGGCTTTATTAAAAGAAGAGGCGGCCTCACTGGGTTATACCATGACGTTTACCAACAAAGGTTGCGGTATAATCACCATAAAGGGTAAAAGTAAAGAGGTACTTGGATTATCGGCACACGCAGATACCTTAGGTGCTATGGTACGATCCATAAAAGCCAGTGGTACCATTCGATTTACCAGCATTGGCGGCTATATGATGAACAGCATTGAAGGGGAATACTGCAAGATTTTTACACGGGATGATAAAGTCTATGAGGGTACTATACTAACGACCATGCCTTCCGTTCACGTGTATAACGATGCAGCAGAGCATAAGCGCAGTGAAGAAAATATGGAAATTAGAATTGATGAGATCGTGTCATCGAAAGAAGATGTAGAAAAATTAGGTATTGAAGTTGGAAACTTTATCGCTTTTGACCCAAGGGTTAGCATCACAGAGAATGGTTTTGTTAAGTCAAGACATCTGGATGATAAAGCAGGGGTTGCTATTTTATTTGGTTTGTTAAAGTACATCAAGGATTACCAGATTGTACCTGAGAAAACCCTTAACATATTCATCTCCACTTATGAGGAAGTGGGTCATGGATCATCTTACATACCAGAAGATGTCAGTGAGCTGATTGCCATTGATATGGGGGCTATGGGTGATGATTTGAGTTGTACGGAAAGAGATGTCTCCATATGTGTCAAAGATTCTTCAGGTCCTTATGATTACCATATGGTTAATCGCATGGTGGACTTAGCCAAAGAGCATAAGCTGAATTATGCCCTTGATGTTTATCCACGTTACGGGTCCGATGTATCAGCCGCATTAAGAGCAGGCAATAATGTAAAAGGAGCCCTTATCGGACCAGGGGTTCATGCATCTCACGGTATGGAGAGAACCCACATTCAAGGTATGATGAATACCCTTCAATTACTCCTAGAATATATTAAATAA
- a CDS encoding large ribosomal subunit protein bL28 yields the protein MVKNQQERKIKMARCYKCDKKTTFGKKISVTRSHVSGRSNRKMKPNLKRIRIMENGAAKRVYMCTKCMRSGDIIRA from the coding sequence ATGGTGAAGAACCAACAAGAAAGGAAGATAAAAATGGCCAGATGTTATAAGTGTGATAAAAAAACAACTTTTGGTAAGAAAATAAGCGTGACCAGGTCACATGTAAGTGGTAGAAGTAATCGTAAGATGAAGCCTAACCTTAAGCGTATACGTATCATGGAGAATGGCGCAGCGAAGCGTGTCTATATGTGTACAAAGTGTATGCGATCTGGGGATATCATTCGTGCTTGA
- a CDS encoding bifunctional GNAT family N-acetyltransferase/class I SAM-dependent methyltransferase, with the protein MEHITINPSNDYLIYNYMKRFEGQIPYMLPTTYEQFSACLWHETLEGCPIYQEQSIQAYVNEKGHMVGFIQYGLAGIHYDEQGEKHIEPELGNIRHLYFNPECHEAGVSLLEEAFNYFNDKGMTKVFAFDHIAGMSCYARHGKLHESMDHVKKLLIEYGLMVHHENVYYVWDMCQLEVSNDHQVKLMVEQGDERTKFSLVLRDKEDEVIGYGEATDLAIWGSPENNAYLRYITIDEKHRGKGYSKVFMNAIGSWYAEQGKQYLHCDTSLYNKVAQGLYEGIGMERQGVTYDFNGDLDKVEEMGEFFNNRAESYEQHMARTVAKFHEYYNMLASPMHKTDNVVTLLDLGCGTGLELKSIFNRCPAAKVTGIDLSHDMLEVLRQNYAEHLDQITLIMDSYSTYPYEEQTYDYVISSMTMHHFLEKEKGHIYKKIYQGLSNGGLYIEGDYVVDEEEERKLIERYHQLKVNRPALCHIDIPFTLEHQIALLNKVGFDQVDVVWSHNQNVIIKAHKR; encoded by the coding sequence ATGGAACACATTACAATTAATCCAAGCAACGATTATTTAATCTATAATTATATGAAAAGATTTGAAGGGCAGATACCTTACATGCTGCCTACAACCTATGAACAATTTTCAGCGTGCCTATGGCATGAGACACTAGAGGGATGTCCCATCTATCAAGAGCAATCCATACAAGCTTATGTGAATGAAAAAGGCCACATGGTTGGTTTTATCCAATATGGTTTAGCTGGCATACACTATGACGAACAAGGAGAAAAACACATAGAGCCTGAATTAGGTAATATAAGACATCTGTATTTTAACCCAGAATGTCATGAGGCAGGGGTCTCGCTTTTAGAAGAGGCTTTCAATTATTTTAATGACAAGGGTATGACGAAGGTTTTTGCTTTTGACCATATTGCAGGTATGAGCTGTTATGCTCGACATGGGAAATTACATGAATCCATGGATCATGTAAAGAAATTGCTTATTGAATATGGTTTAATGGTACACCATGAGAACGTGTATTATGTTTGGGATATGTGCCAGTTAGAAGTGAGTAACGATCATCAAGTGAAACTTATGGTGGAGCAGGGCGATGAACGTACCAAGTTTTCTCTGGTATTACGCGATAAGGAAGATGAGGTCATAGGGTATGGTGAAGCGACAGATTTAGCTATATGGGGTTCACCAGAAAACAATGCCTACTTACGCTATATTACCATAGACGAAAAACACCGAGGAAAGGGGTATAGCAAGGTTTTTATGAACGCTATAGGGTCTTGGTATGCAGAGCAAGGTAAACAGTATTTACATTGCGATACCAGCCTATATAATAAGGTTGCCCAAGGTTTGTATGAAGGAATAGGTATGGAGCGTCAAGGTGTGACGTATGATTTTAATGGTGACCTTGACAAAGTGGAAGAAATGGGGGAATTCTTTAATAACAGGGCAGAGTCTTATGAACAGCACATGGCAAGAACAGTGGCAAAATTTCATGAGTATTACAACATGCTAGCCTCACCTATGCATAAGACCGATAACGTGGTAACACTGTTAGACCTTGGATGTGGCACAGGCCTTGAATTAAAGAGTATTTTTAACAGGTGTCCAGCAGCTAAGGTTACTGGCATTGATTTGTCCCATGACATGTTAGAGGTCCTCAGGCAGAACTATGCAGAGCACTTAGACCAAATAACATTAATTATGGATTCTTATAGTACCTATCCATATGAAGAGCAGACATATGATTATGTCATATCTTCCATGACCATGCATCATTTCTTGGAAAAAGAAAAAGGACATATTTACAAGAAAATATACCAAGGGCTATCGAATGGTGGTTTATACATTGAGGGTGATTATGTTGTTGACGAAGAAGAAGAAAGAAAATTGATAGAGCGCTATCATCAGTTGAAGGTGAACCGTCCAGCGTTATGCCATATTGATATCCCTTTTACACTAGAGCATCAAATTGCATTGCTTAATAAAGTGGGGTTTGACCAAGTGGATGTGGTATGGAGTCATAACCAAAATGTCATTATAAAAGCACATAAAAGATAA
- a CDS encoding nucleotidyltransferase domain-containing protein, with protein MYKHHEETVKKMLEHLKTNEDILGILLTGSIAHGFETPESDVDIMIITTEADYKQKVERGEVTYWNNDICTYDDGYVDGKYISVSFMEKVAEMGSEPARFAFDGAVILYSKIKNLQGLIQKITQYPVEKKESNIKRFYAQFEAWRWYSYEAFKHDNAYLLNHAVSNLILFGGRLILAYNEVLYPYHKWFLRILNEVKEKPENIMALIDELLTHKNQETIDGFYECIRDFTEWDESGFNASQFVMDSELNWMTGHTPVSDI; from the coding sequence ATGTATAAACATCATGAAGAAACCGTAAAAAAGATGTTGGAGCATTTAAAAACCAACGAGGACATTTTAGGTATATTGTTAACAGGTTCCATTGCTCATGGCTTTGAGACCCCAGAGTCTGATGTGGATATCATGATTATAACCACTGAAGCAGACTATAAGCAAAAGGTTGAACGAGGGGAAGTGACCTATTGGAATAATGATATATGTACATACGATGATGGTTATGTGGATGGGAAATACATCAGTGTGAGTTTTATGGAGAAAGTTGCTGAGATGGGAAGTGAACCGGCTCGATTTGCTTTTGATGGTGCGGTTATTCTCTATTCTAAAATTAAAAATCTGCAAGGATTAATACAAAAGATTACCCAATATCCTGTGGAGAAAAAGGAAAGTAATATCAAGAGGTTTTATGCACAATTTGAAGCTTGGCGATGGTACAGTTATGAAGCCTTCAAGCACGATAATGCATACCTCTTGAACCATGCGGTGTCCAATTTGATATTATTTGGGGGACGACTTATTCTTGCTTATAATGAAGTGCTATATCCCTACCATAAATGGTTTTTAAGAATTCTGAATGAGGTGAAAGAGAAGCCTGAGAACATCATGGCGCTTATTGATGAGCTGCTAACCCATAAGAATCAAGAAACCATTGATGGATTTTATGAATGCATACGAGATTTCACTGAATGGGATGAAAGTGGTTTTAATGCAAGTCAGTTTGTTATGGATAGTGAATTAAACTGGATGACAGGGCATACACCTGTATCGGATATCTAG
- a CDS encoding aminopeptidase — protein sequence MDPRIVKLAKNLVNYAVKVKEGDKVLINQIGHNTDPIAKQLIKEVYAAGGVPFINFENESIKRELLLNCTKEQVDIIAKRDATLMKEMDCFIGVRSDDNNNELSDVPTENRKLYEEYHFGPVHHKIRVPHTRWVVSRYPSYAMAQRANTSLEDFEDFYFNVCNLDYAKMSKAMDALVNLMNRTDKVRIIGEGTDLSFSIKDIPAIKCDGQVNIPDGEVYTAPVRDSINGRLSYNTPAVYLGYTYENIVFEFENGKIVKATANNTEKINAVLDTDEGARYIGEFAIGVNPYVIHPMKETLFDEKIMGSIHLTPGNAYDDADNGNRSTVHWDLVYIQTPEYGGGDIYFDDVLIRKDGYFVHPELECLNPENLK from the coding sequence ATGGATCCAAGAATCGTTAAACTGGCAAAAAACTTAGTGAATTACGCTGTTAAGGTAAAAGAAGGGGACAAGGTACTGATTAATCAAATTGGTCACAATACAGACCCTATTGCAAAGCAACTGATTAAGGAAGTATACGCAGCTGGTGGTGTACCTTTTATTAATTTTGAAAACGAGTCCATCAAACGGGAACTTTTGCTTAACTGTACCAAAGAGCAAGTGGATATTATAGCAAAAAGAGATGCTACACTGATGAAAGAGATGGATTGTTTCATAGGTGTGCGTTCAGATGATAACAACAATGAGTTAAGTGATGTACCCACTGAGAATAGAAAATTATATGAAGAATATCACTTTGGTCCCGTTCATCACAAAATTCGTGTACCTCATACACGCTGGGTGGTTTCCCGTTATCCCAGTTATGCCATGGCACAACGGGCAAATACCAGCTTAGAGGATTTTGAAGACTTTTATTTTAATGTATGTAACTTAGATTATGCAAAAATGTCCAAAGCTATGGATGCTTTGGTCAACCTTATGAACCGTACGGATAAAGTAAGAATCATTGGTGAAGGTACGGATTTATCCTTCTCCATTAAAGATATTCCTGCTATCAAATGTGATGGCCAAGTCAATATTCCAGATGGGGAAGTCTATACGGCACCTGTTCGTGATTCCATTAATGGCAGACTTAGCTATAACACGCCTGCTGTTTATCTTGGTTATACTTATGAGAATATCGTATTCGAATTTGAAAATGGTAAGATTGTAAAAGCAACCGCCAACAACACAGAAAAAATAAATGCTGTACTTGATACAGATGAAGGCGCTAGGTACATTGGTGAGTTTGCTATTGGTGTAAATCCTTATGTGATTCACCCTATGAAAGAAACTCTATTTGATGAAAAAATCATGGGCAGTATCCACTTAACGCCTGGTAATGCTTATGATGATGCAGATAACGGCAACCGTTCAACGGTTCACTGGGATCTTGTGTATATCCAAACACCTGAGTATGGTGGCGGTGATATCTATTTCGATGACGTGCTCATTCGAAAAGACGGCTATTTTGTTCATCCTGAACTCGAGTGTTTGAATCCTGAAAATTTAAAGTAA
- a CDS encoding GntR family transcriptional regulator — translation MASIDSFKKYTVNKSTPIPLYFQFKNILIEMMKDDVLKPGDMIPTEFELCEIYGISRTTIRQALTELVNEGKFYRVKGRGTFVAQTKIKHDFTKKVKSFKDEMSNHGYTPSTKVLEFKVVPATPEVSSALGLSPNADVIYLKRLLSVNDEPIKISQTYLPYSFCKQILDYDMHEHSLYSILSGNINTKVYKVLKDMEAVVPTKEDCELLSINKTTAIQLFHVKGFNKFETPVEYTISRYRGDKNVFQVEQFV, via the coding sequence ATGGCAAGTATTGATAGCTTCAAAAAATATACCGTTAATAAATCAACTCCTATTCCTTTATATTTCCAATTTAAAAATATTTTGATTGAAATGATGAAGGATGACGTGTTAAAACCAGGAGATATGATCCCCACGGAGTTTGAGTTATGTGAAATTTATGGTATAAGCAGAACTACTATTAGACAAGCCTTAACAGAATTAGTTAACGAAGGCAAGTTCTATCGTGTAAAGGGTAGAGGTACTTTCGTTGCTCAGACAAAGATTAAACACGATTTTACCAAAAAAGTGAAAAGCTTTAAAGATGAAATGTCAAACCATGGCTATACCCCTAGTACTAAGGTTTTAGAATTCAAGGTAGTCCCCGCTACCCCAGAAGTTTCATCTGCTTTAGGTCTATCACCAAATGCAGACGTTATTTACTTAAAGAGACTTTTATCGGTTAATGATGAACCCATTAAAATCTCTCAAACCTATTTACCTTATTCATTTTGTAAACAAATACTTGATTACGACATGCACGAACACTCACTATACAGCATACTATCTGGCAACATTAACACAAAAGTGTATAAGGTATTAAAAGACATGGAAGCCGTTGTTCCTACCAAGGAAGATTGCGAATTACTTAGTATTAACAAAACAACTGCTATTCAGTTATTCCATGTAAAAGGGTTTAATAAGTTTGAAACCCCTGTTGAATACACGATCTCTCGGTATAGAGGTGATAAAAACGTATTCCAAGTGGAACAATTTGTATAG
- a CDS encoding nitroreductase family protein, with protein sequence MIFNTSPTDIIKIRRSVRTYTKKAVEQEKKGIMREVLDNLRGQYFRFDLIDFQLEEGMKLGTYGMIKGASTFIIGILNKELMDDYDAAVEFGYAFEGIILKATELGLGTCWLGGTFNSKDAMKMIALKDNEQVVMVSPIGYGGNIRGFEKLTRKLSKADQRKPWKELFFHKDFNTPLSIKEAGPYADVLHMVRLAPSASNKQPWRILKSHKTYDFYNVNMPTPSNKKQKFMMSFNDMGIAKAHFDYVANEKGLKGQWLKKDDIKDESFTYVGSWEWHNEVEDTH encoded by the coding sequence ATGATCTTCAATACATCACCCACAGACATAATCAAGATAAGACGTTCAGTTAGAACGTATACAAAGAAAGCTGTGGAACAAGAGAAAAAAGGTATCATGAGAGAAGTACTGGACAATCTAAGAGGACAATACTTTCGATTTGACTTGATTGATTTTCAACTGGAAGAAGGCATGAAGCTAGGTACTTATGGTATGATTAAAGGTGCATCAACCTTTATCATAGGTATACTCAATAAAGAATTAATGGACGATTATGATGCAGCTGTAGAATTTGGTTATGCCTTTGAAGGCATTATACTTAAGGCGACAGAGCTGGGACTTGGCACGTGCTGGTTAGGGGGTACATTTAACAGTAAAGATGCCATGAAGATGATTGCTCTAAAAGATAACGAACAAGTAGTCATGGTTTCACCCATAGGTTATGGTGGCAACATAAGAGGTTTCGAAAAGCTGACAAGAAAGTTATCCAAAGCAGATCAACGAAAACCATGGAAAGAACTGTTTTTTCATAAGGATTTTAATACACCGTTATCCATAAAAGAAGCTGGTCCATATGCGGATGTGCTGCATATGGTTCGACTAGCACCATCAGCATCCAATAAACAGCCTTGGCGTATCCTAAAATCCCATAAGACCTATGATTTTTATAATGTCAATATGCCCACACCATCAAACAAAAAGCAAAAATTTATGATGAGTTTTAATGATATGGGCATTGCTAAAGCTCACTTTGATTATGTGGCCAATGAAAAAGGATTAAAAGGGCAATGGCTTAAAAAAGATGATATCAAGGATGAATCATTCACCTATGTAGGCAGCTGGGAATGGCATAATGAGGTAGAAGATACACATTAA
- a CDS encoding mechanosensitive ion channel family protein, with translation MDQLTLQWNTIKLNIVTALTTYGLKIVISIILLFVGLKVIKYAMKMLEKFFTKSKVDISLTRFLISAIRLVLKALLIVMVIQNLGVETAPLLAIIGATGIGLGMALQGSLGNLTGGILILLLRPFKVGDFIEEQAHGHEGIVEDIQVFYTTLKTRDNKVITIPNGGLSNDSIINHSTMHIRRVDLIFGVAYEVDTYEVKRVIRQVIDQHPMVMKDKEPYINIVEHGDSSVNFAVLVWCKTEDYLTVKFDLIEQMKIAFDNENISIPYPHMDVNIINPENLQSQPKDM, from the coding sequence ATGGATCAGTTAACATTACAATGGAATACCATTAAACTGAACATCGTAACGGCTTTAACAACATACGGCCTAAAAATAGTTATCAGTATCATTTTGCTGTTTGTGGGGTTAAAAGTCATCAAATACGCCATGAAAATGTTAGAAAAGTTTTTTACCAAATCAAAGGTGGATATTTCCTTAACCCGGTTTCTTATATCCGCTATACGCTTGGTATTAAAAGCATTGCTAATCGTCATGGTTATACAGAATTTGGGTGTTGAAACAGCGCCTTTATTAGCGATTATTGGTGCAACAGGTATTGGGCTAGGTATGGCTTTACAAGGAAGTCTGGGCAACCTTACAGGCGGTATTCTGATTTTATTGCTTAGACCATTTAAAGTAGGGGATTTTATTGAGGAACAAGCTCATGGGCATGAAGGTATTGTAGAAGACATTCAGGTATTCTATACCACCTTAAAAACAAGGGACAATAAGGTGATTACCATTCCTAACGGGGGCTTATCCAACGACAGTATCATCAATCACTCCACCATGCATATACGACGTGTTGATTTAATCTTTGGTGTGGCTTATGAAGTAGATACATATGAGGTGAAACGCGTGATACGTCAGGTTATTGACCAGCATCCAATGGTGATGAAAGATAAAGAGCCATACATTAATATCGTTGAGCATGGGGATAGTTCTGTGAATTTTGCAGTTCTTGTATGGTGCAAGACAGAAGATTACCTAACAGTCAAATTTGACCTCATCGAACAGATGAAGATCGCTTTTGACAATGAAAATATTTCCATTCCATATCCACACATGGATGTGAACATCATTAACCCAGAGAACTTACAATCCCAACCCAAAGACATGTAA